The DNA window CTTTTCTTTGCTGTCAagtttctttcattttcagCTGATAGTGTTGGTAACAAAATTAGCTTAGTGGTTGAAAACAACCATAGGAAGCAATGACCTCAACACTCAAAATcaaaaacttatttatcaaATCAGTTTTAGCcaacataaaatttattgtaatgGATTGGATTAGCTTAGCTTAGCTAGACCACAAGTGTTTGGGGATTTGGAGTGGGCTTAAGAAAAAGCAAAAGGGTTTAATTTATGTCACAAGCAAAACCCATAAAGCCAAATTCTGGGTGGCGGTGGTTTGTTTGTGTTATGGGCCATGGGTCCCATAACACAGTAACCTAACCTGTGAAGGCAGAAGAAGGCTACAAAACATTCACATGTATACTCACATGTgtgcatatataaatatatatataatgcagcacacttaaacacaaaattaataaCTTTGGTAATGAATGAAGGAAtgattcataataaataaaaagtaagtgCATTGAAAAAGGACTAATCATCATTTTCATCAAAAGTCTTTCCCCCTCATCATTCCCATAGTAAATTAGTGTTGGGGTTTAGGAATCAGTTCAATTTGGACCCAACAACATTTAGTCATTGGATTACAATGGCTAAGTAACTCTACTTAGTTGTGTcatgtgtgtgtgtgagagagagagaggtgtGGACCAAAAACTAGGTAAGAGTGTAAAACAGCGACCGGCGAATAGAATGAATTATTAATGGAGGTGAAAAAAGAGTACAAATAAGAAGAGAACAAACTAGAGTTAGGACCAGTACCAATCTCCAACTGACAATTTCAGTCATTCCTTGGAGTAGCATTTAAGACTTTCTGTAAATTACATTCATCCCCTCCATTTACAGGTCTCCTCCCAAAGGCTTTGTAGATGTACAACAGTAAATCAAAATGggttaaaaaaatgacatgATAAAGAAGAAAGAGATGGGTCATCACCATCATCTTCTCTCTTCATATTATTATTCTCATGAAAAGGAgattgtttgattgattgttcATGATTTATGTATGAGCCTGAGAGCAAAACATGGCTTCTGCAATCCACCttttctacttcttcttcttcatcattacCACCACCCATTTTCTGTTTGTTTCCGCCATTAATGCACACAATCCAGATGACTTCAACTCAAACCATCCCCACCATATCCAGAAAGTTGCTGGAATGGATGACAGAGAACAAGATGAAAGCCTATTCTTCATAAAGTTCAGAACTTTCCTTGGACTAACAAATTCCAATGGAAAAAACGAAGCTCAATCCCCGTCTCCAGCACCAGCTCCGGCCACACATTATCCTCGGCCGGTCCATGAAGTTCCAATTCCGATACCGGAACAAGATTTAAGAAGAAGGAATGACGGTGGAATAAAGAAAATACTGGTGGCAATTATTATCTCTTCAGCATTCATCTTGATGTTAAGTGTGTTTGGCCTCATCTTGTTCTGCCATAAGTAtttgaaggagaagaagacatcAACAACAACTAcgaatataataatttcaacAACGCAAGAGGAAGAAGGCATTAAAAGTGTACCAACAAAAATGGTAACCAATCAAAGCATCGATCTTTTCTACATTAACTCACTTCAAACTTCATTAGAACCTCACCCATTTCCTCTTAAAGATACCCATCATTACGAAACCTTCCATGAGCAGATAAGATCCAACTCCAACCTCGGGCGCGACTCATCTTCCGTCGCAGACGCGGAGATAATCTCAATCCACGACAGCGCAGACTCTGAAAAGTATGAATCTGACACCGCTGAGAAATTGGAGCCTTCCGGTGAAGCTCATTCATCTGATTTATCGGAGTCTTTCCACTCTTCGTCTAGCATGAGACTTTCCCCGCTTCCAttgcctcctcctcctcctcctccgatGAACTTAACCAATTGTGGTTATCCAGTTTCTTCTTCTGCATTACCACCTCCACCTCCTCCATGCCCACCACCTCCTCCTCCGCTTAGTCTTGTAAAAAAACTGGCATATCCTCCAGCATTGGGGAAAGAAAGAAGTCGATTGCCGAAGCTGAAGCCTCTCCATTGGGACAAAGTAAGAGCTGGACCACACCGTTCTACGGTTTGGGACAAGCTGAGAGGAAGCTCATTCGAGTAAGCCATATCTCTTCTATTCTATTCTCCATTTGATTGGATAATCCTCCttagtttgattttagaatTTGAACCAACAACAGATTCGACGAGGAAATGATTGAATCTCTCTTCGGTTATCAACTTAAAGATTCAAACAAGGGAATCATCGATGAAGCAAATTGTTCGAGCCCTAATAATTatacgaagaagaagaagcatgTTCTTGAAGCCAAGAGACTTCATAATATAACCATATTATCTAAGGCTGTGAACGCCACAGCCGATCAAGTCTCTGCTGCACTGCTAaaaggtaaataataataaaaaaataccttAACACTTGCTTTAACTAAATTTCAAatctaaaatcttatttaataaaaaaaatattatttgagatttctttaaattaaattactaaaatattattttatatttaaaatgaatcaaaataaagttacacaatttttattgataaattttaagTGCTTTGATAGACATGaatgtgatatatataattttttaatttttttttaataaaacaaaactttcAAAGAGATTGAATGActtttttatttgagttatttaaataattcattttagtTAAATGTTATTTAGAGGTTAAATTGACCACTCACTCATTAGGTTTGAATTGATTATGATTGATTTCTTTAAAGGGGGTAACTCGATAGAAtgaaaaatactttttaaaattaaaaaaaatagatcgAGAATCACATCATCTATGACATTAAACCCTaaactttatataataaaacaaaagaatTATATTCAAAATCTTAAGGTAAATCCataaataatatactaataGTCTAAGAACACAAAATGTAGGTGAAGGATTATGCCTACAGCAGCTAGAAGCATTAGCCAAAATGACActaactaaagaagaagaatctAAACTTTCAAATTACAAAGGTGACGTTAACGAATTAAGCTCGGCCGAACATTTCGTCAAGAGAATTCTCAACATCCCCCTCGCCTTTCACCGAATCGAATCCATGCTTTACAAAGAAACGTTCGACGATGAGGCCGCCCTTCTCCACAAATCCTTCTCAATCCTGCAGGTTGTGATTGTCATGATCAAATTCGAAAACTACATTTCAAACTTTGCAGCATTAacttttttgtttatttgtttttgtaggaAGCTTGCAAGGAATTAAGATCAAGCCGACTTTTCTTAAAACTACTAGAAGCGGTTCTCAAAACGGGTAACAGGATGAACGATGGAACATTCAGGGGCGGGGCAAAAGCGTTCAAACTCGACGCCCTACTAAAACTATCCGACATTAAAGGGACAGATGGAAGAACGACACTTCTCCATTTCGTGGTTCAAGAGATGATCAGGTCGGAAGGAATGAATGCTTCCGAGAGCATTATGGGGAAGATATATCAGAAAAGCGACGGAAAGAATGCGGAGGAGAAGGAAGAAGATTATCGGAGGATGGGATTGGATTTAGTCTCTAGCTTGAGCGTTGAACTTCATAATGTGAAGAAAACAGCCACCATTGATTTGGATGTGCTCGCTACGTCCATGCGGAACCTGTCGGATGGAACGGTTAAGCTGAGGAATCTGGTGGAGGAGCGGTTGGGGAAGGATGAGATGAGTAGGGAGTTTGTCAAGTTGATGACGGTGTTTTTATCTCGCGCTGAGAAGAGTGTGAAGGAGCTGCGTGTCGACGAAGATGAGGTTTTGTCGAGCGTGGGGGAGATTACCGAGTATTTTCATGGGGATGTGAATAAGGTTGATGAACAAGGGAATCCTCTTAGGATATTTGTCATCGTGAGGGACTTTCTCGGTACATTGAGTCAAGTTTGCCGAGAACTTAGAACTTCCAACTCCAACCCTACCAACCATCTTTCTACCTTCCGGTAGAAAGAATCGGTTCGGAGTAGAGCCAACCGATGACTTTCTACTTAAGAAACAAACATACAATTCTTATCCATTGAATTACATgcattcattttatataaatatatgagaaCTTTGGCCTAGAAAGTTAGGACTCATTACACTTAATCTACTTGAGTGATTTGAGTTGattaagataactatattagaTAGATAATCTTTTGTCAAATAaagaaacatataaataatctaatatacACTTAGTTTTCTAAGttacataaaatattagtaATATGAACTTTTTGTTGTGATTTCTCATATCCTTTGTActtgatgatatatatatatatacaacacaATAGTAATGGTTTGATTTCTATTAGCATAAAAAAGGAGATTTCAAATAAACTGACCAAATTGGGGGTGGATTGAATGAATGGTCGTGTCTGTTTCAATAAACGTAATGGCGAAGGTGATCAACTCTGGTAGGATGTTTGAGCTTCATGAGAGCTTTCACTTCGTGTTTACGGACCATTTCTCTTGAAATACTCAAATTCCCCGCAATCTCTCCCAACGTTCTTTCGCCTTTTCCATCTAACCCAAATCTCTGTCTGATAACCAAGCTTTCTTTCGGCTTCAGAGAATCAAGCTGTGGAAGAATGAACCTGGTCTTGatgaataaaacataaaacaaaactatataatattgtaattatgttattattaccACATCATCCAGGGCAAGTCTAAGAAGGGCGGGCTGTCTCTTCCTCTTGTCGCCTCCCACGTGGTCGGTGTCAGCTATTCCGTTAATGAGTTCTTCTTGTGTTGTAGCATGCCTTGAGTGTAGAGATAAGGCCGGTTTCGATGAATTCATTACTTCATTGTACCTCTCCGGAGAGATTCCAACTTTCTTCATGATCTCTTCGTTTGTCGGTAATCTCTTCAGCTCAAACAACAGTTCCAGCTTCGCTCTTTGGATTTCTATTCTAACCTGCACAACAAGAAACAGCTCATTATTCATTGTGAATGTTTCTTTCTTCGTATCTTAGTCATTGAGGAAGAAGCTTTACATACTGATTCCAGGCCGAAGGGAATGCGGGTAAAGTTTGATGTTGTCATGGACCGGATGATGGCATGCCTAATCCAAAATAAACCGTAGGTTGAGAGGCGAAACTTCCTTTCAGGTTCGAAACGATCAATGGCTGTAATCAGTCCCTTTACACCTGCTTGGCAGAGGTCCTGAAACTTGGGGCTGGTAGAAAACTCctggaaatatttttttatcacgAACAAAACCAGCCGGAGATTGTGctgcaacaacaacaatcacCGATTTAACACTTAGTTTTCAATTTTATCAAATGTGcgataaaaaaatgaaagtctGTTTGGAAATTAGTTGAGTAAATCATCCAAGCTTTGAATGCAGCTATGATGAGAAATAATGATAAGATAGAAAAAGGTGGATACCTTAATGAGTTTATTTCTGGCTGCTTGACCAACTCCCAATTGCTTTCTTACTTCAGCAACAGTCAAATTTGTTGCCTTCGCTAGCTCACCATCTGTGGGTTCTCGTTCCAAATCCTGTTGCAAGCTTAGCTTGACTTGAAAAATCGCCTTTTATATTGAAGAATAAACATGAATCAGAAATATTCTTGATACAAGGAAATAGAATGTCATTTTTCAGTAGACTCACCTTCATAGGCTGCATTAACTGGAAAAGCCAGTAAGACTCAGTGGAAGGTAGTACAGAAGgtatcttcatcttcttccagTCCAAGCTCACTGATTCTCTTGAAACAGAATAATCCTTGACAAGGTTGTTAATCCGGTCAATTTCATTCTCTTCGTCTTTGCTTTGCTGTCTAGAAGATATTAATTCACCTTCTCTTTGTGTTCTTAAAGCTATCCTCTTCTCAAGAGTTAGTCGTTTTGGAACCTTGTTTCTGTTGTTGACTACTCTTTTACTACCAATTTTCTTTTGTGATTTCAAGTTATCTTCTTCATCAATCTTTGCCTTCTTGTGCTTCCCTTTCCGTGATATGTTGCTCATATCCTCTTCTATTGAGATATCTTCAACTTCAGGGCTTAGTTTGAATAAGTTTTCGAGTTTGGCAGCGGCTTCATTATAATCCAGTTCCAAATTGCAGGGTGACAATTCAACTGTTGCAAGTGCTTTTACTCTTTTAACATGCTTCGCAGTCAGCCTCAACCTTTTTGTTTTATCTTTAGGGTTCTCCGTGGGTAAGGAAATGGATTCAGTTGGTGTAACTAGGGCTGTGCTCTTTGTCTTATCTGTCTTAAATGCCAAAATCACAGGTTTTTTAATTGAAGATCGGTAGGATGAGAAAGCTGCAGCCAATCCCAAAGGAGAACGTGATGATGAGCCTGATACTGTGAAAGCTCCCATGCCAAAACTAACTTAGGAGCAAATGTTATGGGAAGTAGATGTTTCAGATGCACAAAGGCCCTGGATTAGAAGAAAATAAACATGATTTCATCTTCATAGCTCATCACATAATCCAATTCAGCTcttttgataagaaaaattccattattttatgtttttcggGTAAAGTTGCAGGCAGGCACCATAAAAggttgaattttatttgaaatcaaaccACTAGGCAATGCCACTATATACTTACTAAAACTGTTACATACTAATTCTATTAGATTGGACTCAAAAGAAGCACTTGAATAAAGGAAATCATACTCACCAATTGATCTTAGCACtatcattttcaaaacaaatggaAATCAAACAGCTctaacaatcaatcaatcaacaaGAGGATTTATCGTGCCTTAAACAAAGAAGTTCGAATGACTTTCTAATACGGCATATTCCACCTTTGACATAACAACCTATTCTGCTCATTAACTAGAATTCGCTTCCATATGTGATCTTAGCTCTATCATTTCCTTTAAAAGCAACAGTAATTGTTCATTCTCTTAGTCTGTTCTCAATATTGGTCTATACTCCAGCCTTACACAGTTCTTAATTCCAAAAGTCTCGCTAACCTATGAGGAAGATAGGTATCCTGTATGAAAATTCAACTAGCAATTAGCTACGAATGTTCGGTTCTTATTACTCATACCATCCATGCACAGTACGTGCCGTCAGTAACAGCGAACAGATTTACTAAATTAGCATGAAGAGAGATCTCCGATCACACAACAATCTTACAAGAAGTCTTAATTCAGAATACACAGTAATCTCTATCTATCTATGATCATCAATCTAGCTCACTTGATCGAAGAAttgaaaattccaaaaaaaataagcGAAATCGTGACAGGACATTGTCCATACCTGTGGATTGAATAGCCTGAACGCCGGCACGGAAGTACCTGTTTCCCGGCGGCACCTGTTTTCCGGCGACGGAGATTAGATTTGAGACGACGATCTCTGTAACTGCTATGGTAGAGGAAGGAGAAGAAatggttattaaataaaaaaggaaattaTGGTAGCCACAAGCTTTTCTTCAATTAGATCAACGGCGGTCGATGAAAGCCAACGAGATCAACGGTCAATGAAGGGTACACGTAGGAGACGACGTGGCAGGTTGTCACTGGAAGGGACTTGTTGGATTAAGTAATGTGACACGTGTATGGTGTTAATTGGAAGTTGCTGGTGGTTTGAAGCAACTTACGTTGCTGTATTATAaccatttaaattaataataaaacctaattttgaattcaaataaatatctattttaaatataatcataccatcatttcattttaatttaatcataccatattttataagttaataaacTTGCATGTCTAGAAGGAAgaactaataaataattgtactaAAAAAAGCTCATTATCATCGATTTCACTTGGTTATTTTTCTTGACTCGGCCAATAGAACATTGTATTCCTCCTTCATTGCGTTATATTTGCGGGTTAAGGTCTTAAAAGCTTCTATCTTCTCGGGTTGGATTaacttcttattcttttttgtCAACTGCTCCTTAGTTTCTTCGATTTGTTCCTTGAGATATTGAATTTTCGCAAGCTTTTCCTCTAGTTCTTTCTGTAGGGTCTCCAACTCTGATGTCCTGTTAGCTGAATTAACAAATTtacaaaacatttatatatttagttcaAATCATTACCCCAAAAAAACAGATTTAAAGACAATAAAAACCTGAGATAGTGAATGAATTACTGCTGCCTGCTTCCATGACTAGTATGGCTCCTGAATTAGTAATGTAAGTTTGGATCAAATGGctggttttaaaaaattgaaatactAAAGAAAGTCTGGTCACCTTGATCCAGTTATGTTTCTTAGGAATTCATAGATATATCACCATGATTGCAATGTGGTAGCTTAGATATGGAAGTAGATAAGAGATTTTGAAGGTTTCTTGGAAAAGAACACAAAAGAGAAAGGTAAAAAAATCTTTCTTTTCCCTTGGTAGAAACAATTGGGTCCATGCTGTGAAATTAAGGTACAAAGATTTGCTATTCCATTCTGAGGGTGAGTTTGTCAgctttaattcattttattgattATGGAAAGTAATTTAAGACATTTGCCTACCATCAGACCAATTAGTTGGTTTTCAGCTCCACTTTGTGTATGAATATGATCATGCCCAAATACTCAAATAACAATAGCCTTTATTATTTTGGCATTGAAAAAAAAAGGACCATTATTGATTACTCTGGTCAGGTTATCaagttttaattcaaaatttatattatcttatattgtAAGCATGTTACATAGtttattaataaacaattgATGAGATGTTGTAATCCTAGAAAAAACCTTGTTCcggaaaaataaatttgaattgtcctgacattttgaaattaattatgatcgaattttaaaaaatatttatttagatttaaaataattaaattaaaatttgattaaagaaatctgtatttaaattaattaaaaaaattatttatttgataagtgttgtcatttatttttaaaatcaataaaattatactttaCAAGCGTATTTTTGACCAGAGTTTCTTTTTTGTTCGATATTTGGTGATATTCGGGAAAAAGGTTTTCGCGCTATATCCTCCGtaaccgtttttaaaacggtagacttttgaaaattttgttttattacttttagttaatcaattattcttcatttgtttcgtgtatttaaaattgtaacgaCAATAATTAAATGTTAGTACATGAGGCTGATGTCGACAATTAATGAGGAATATACCTGAAAAACATCCcgtttataagatatttttttatgaaaatatttttaaatcattttctaatttttcaactttttagaaaatggtttaggatttaaaattacaaaaaaaaaataataaaaatggaaccaaacaggccctAGGACCGGTAATCTCGGTCTTATGTGCGATTCTCAGTCGAGGTGCGGGAACTCTCGGTCGAATGTGGGAGTCATCAGTCCTAGGTGTGGGAATCTTCGGTTGGATGCGGTAGTCCTCGGTCTTGGGTGCAGAAAGTTTTCGGTCGAATACAGGGATACTCGGTTAGGTGCAGGAGTCCTTAGTCCTAGGTTAACTTTGAGGTAACTTTCTTCGGTCgtatgaagaacactcggtcctagtTGCCAAGGATGCTCGGTCATGGGTTAGCCCTGTGCTAGATTtttcggtcctcaagaacatttTGATGATTTCGTTAGAGGTCTGGatcctttgatccaagggcaTGAGAAGCTTCACATAGTTCccatgatcatttataacattatcCTGATGTGTCATTCAATCGGGATGATGTCTTATACAACCCACACAATTTTGATACAAAAAAAcgggtttttgttttttaggttTTAATGAAGCATAAAGAGTTTGCCAATAGTTTTTTTACGCTTCATATGATTAATACACAAAAAATGAACAATGGCGGttcattttaaccaattcaagaactaaaatttttatttttataaaaaaataatttttgatcaaAATGATCGGGATGATTTAGAATTGGTTCAAATATGTTTCCAACATCCTTAGAAACATGTTGGCAGTTTTCTGAGCTACTATTCTTAAATAACAGAAAcccaattttgaaatttttcaaaattgaatttggggttttttatttaaattatttgatcggattttgttttaacaaaaagcttataaatgatcttaggatcgATTTCCAATCAAAACATCAGACAATCAAGCAAGATATGAAATTGACAAACTGGCAATTCGTATTACAGTGTGATTGGAAGTTTATTTTGAgttagagaacactccttaaGTTCTTAGAGAAACTTCTTAAATGCCTGAATCAGAGTATTAAGGCCTTACACGAAAATTCCAAATTTTCAGAAAAGCTTAAACAACTTTAATGACGGATTTTTCTTTGGGCTTGACTGAGATGGGGAAAGTTAATCTCTTACCTTTGGTTTTTCTAAAGgtggctatttatagcctcccaaaGTTGGTTCGTCGAGCAAGTGGGTCGGATTAAGTCAAAAGGCCAGTGTTTTGGATTTTTCTTTAACAAGTTGCATGTATAGGCTGCAATGATGCCTCAagatgtaggggaaatgatcaccaaaGTAGTTtaatcatttcaccttttgaacgaAGTCAAAAGGTTGAGAAACGACAAAGTTgtatctttgaaaaatcaaagatggaccTATTCTTATAGAGTTCGTCGTCGCGAGAAAGAGACAAACTAGACAAGAAACAACGTCGCTTTGGAAATAAAATCGATTGCGGTACGCTCCGTTCGCGTTCTATACGCGTTTGGGCATTCCCTCGCATATAGGTTAACGACGATGAGGCATGCGTTAGTCGATCCGCTGCTTCGCGAACGTGCGTCTCTTCTGTTGCAGCGGACGATGCGGGCGACTCTCGTGCGTTGGATGGGCGCCCAACGTTCATCCAGTGACTGAGGTCTGCTGCACTGATTTCTCTTAGTTTCGGCTACAGCAGATTCCGACCCTTTTCCAAcattggagcttgtttgaaattgattttttttaatccctTTTGCTCCATTTTCTATctacaaaatatttgtaataaatgtgacatttatttttccaatttattttactcttatatattTTGGGGgcttaatatataatttatgtaggATTAAATGGATACAAAAATTATcctaaatgatttattaatttcccttaattttcttaaaattaatttgagataaaatgagtataacatttatcataaattattttatttatttttcttggtcATTTCCCTAATTAATGTGTATTTAATTATCGTAATAATTaatctcattaattatttaatcatgttttggccttacattttaattattttgattttatttattcaaaataattatttaaaatttataaattcgacatgtaaaattttagtgcttacagaTGTGTTcgagatatatatattattttaaattcacattaaataatataaatgagaggtgtttaaacttaaaaacaaaaaaaatggattaaatAACTCCAAGCACATTGAAACAAAACGATggataaccaatgaaaaaaagTAACAAGAATAAATGTTCTCCGACAAGCAACAAAAACGATTGTTAACGAGTTCGAATGTTCTCAATAAGATCAATGAGTTTCTCGTCCGTTTCCACTGGTTTTTCTAATGAGACAATATTTGTAATTGTAGTAATGATAGTGTTTTGGAGTAAACGTATCGGTCGAACATAATCACTGAACGTTTTGCGGTTCCTttcaaactaaatattttacaaGATGATCGGGATATGAATACATTCACTCAAACCAACCAAACATTCTAGTAAATAATGATTGATTTCGCATCACCCACTAAATACATGTTATGTTCCAAAGTGAGCTTATGTTTCAACAATTATTCCCAATAATTACATATCCGATTTGACCTATGGACGAATATCCAAGCATACGTTTCATGCTTGTTTGAATAATAACTATGAGATTTTCCAATATCAGGCTAAGAATAGCTAGGATTTCAAAAACAATATAGCATTCGTTTGATGAGAAATAAAAAGGAATACTTACTCTTCAACGGTTCAACTCAAGAGTCAGATCAATAAATTTCGTATTGTAATGTAAGAAGTCATCGACATGTCGAGTAGATTGGGAACTCTGAACCTGCTCACACATCCTTTTACATACGTGAGAGCTAAATGTCACTAGTTCTACTAATTAGAAGCAAAAGCAAATAAAATTCtactaatgaaataaaattctACTAATGAAAAAAGTCTCGTATATCTGTTAGGATAGTTCAAGTGAGAAGAATGGTGGGTCACATATTATTCTCACTTTAAACGCCATCATTTGAGGTGGATCGtgataattttagaaaataaaaggTGGGCCTTTCATGCTCTTTTTTTGAGTTGCAAATATATATCGACGCTAAAGATAATTAGCGACGGAAAGAATATTTATGCGCTTTGTATTGGTCATTTTCTACCGCTTATTAcattttgttttctaatttaagaagcttgttttattatttacctatcattatactatttatttaatcttttcaGCATTAACGACTTTTGTACTATTATCCATCAGTTTTTAGTATTAGTTAAGGGGTGAGCAAATGAGTAAACCAATCTGTTttgtccgatccgtattaaatccaaactaagtttatccaatccgtaattcaaatcattttac is part of the Impatiens glandulifera chromosome 1, dImpGla2.1, whole genome shotgun sequence genome and encodes:
- the LOC124921254 gene encoding formin-like protein 11 produces the protein MASAIHLFYFFFFIITTTHFLFVSAINAHNPDDFNSNHPHHIQKVAGMDDREQDESLFFIKFRTFLGLTNSNGKNEAQSPSPAPAPATHYPRPVHEVPIPIPEQDLRRRNDGGIKKILVAIIISSAFILMLSVFGLILFCHKYLKEKKTSTTTTNIIISTTQEEEGIKSVPTKMVTNQSIDLFYINSLQTSLEPHPFPLKDTHHYETFHEQIRSNSNLGRDSSSVADAEIISIHDSADSEKYESDTAEKLEPSGEAHSSDLSESFHSSSSMRLSPLPLPPPPPPPMNLTNCGYPVSSSALPPPPPPCPPPPPPLSLVKKLAYPPALGKERSRLPKLKPLHWDKVRAGPHRSTVWDKLRGSSFEFDEEMIESLFGYQLKDSNKGIIDEANCSSPNNYTKKKKHVLEAKRLHNITILSKAVNATADQVSAALLKGEGLCLQQLEALAKMTLTKEEESKLSNYKGDVNELSSAEHFVKRILNIPLAFHRIESMLYKETFDDEAALLHKSFSILQEACKELRSSRLFLKLLEAVLKTGNRMNDGTFRGGAKAFKLDALLKLSDIKGTDGRTTLLHFVVQEMIRSEGMNASESIMGKIYQKSDGKNAEEKEEDYRRMGLDLVSSLSVELHNVKKTATIDLDVLATSMRNLSDGTVKLRNLVEERLGKDEMSREFVKLMTVFLSRAEKSVKELRVDEDEVLSSVGEITEYFHGDVNKVDEQGNPLRIFVIVRDFLGTLSQVCRELRTSNSNPTNHLSTFR
- the LOC124921253 gene encoding RNA polymerase sigma factor sigE, chloroplastic/mitochondrial — encoded protein: MGAFTVSGSSSRSPLGLAAAFSSYRSSIKKPVILAFKTDKTKSTALVTPTESISLPTENPKDKTKRLRLTAKHVKRVKALATVELSPCNLELDYNEAAAKLENLFKLSPEVEDISIEEDMSNISRKGKHKKAKIDEEDNLKSQKKIGSKRVVNNRNKVPKRLTLEKRIALRTQREGELISSRQQSKDEENEIDRINNLVKDYSVSRESVSLDWKKMKIPSVLPSTESYWLFQLMQPMKAIFQVKLSLQQDLEREPTDGELAKATNLTVAEVRKQLGVGQAARNKLIKHNLRLVLFVIKKYFQEFSTSPKFQDLCQAGVKGLITAIDRFEPERKFRLSTYGLFWIRHAIIRSMTTSNFTRIPFGLESVRIEIQRAKLELLFELKRLPTNEEIMKKVGISPERYNEVMNSSKPALSLHSRHATTQEELINGIADTDHVGGDKRKRQPALLRLALDDVLDSLKPKESLVIRQRFGLDGKGERTLGEIAGNLSISREMVRKHEVKALMKLKHPTRVDHLRHYVY